From the genome of Pseudomonas helvetica:
TGATCACCATGTAGTTGGAGGACCCCACCACTCAATTGTCGCCAAACAAATGGGTGGCAGCTGTACGCGGGTTGGCGAACCGGACATGGCATAACCGGCAGATCCTAGGATCTCCCACGCACAGCTACCAAAAAACAGGCAGCTAAGTGCGTTCAAAAGCGCTCCGAACCTACTCGAAAGCTTCTGTACCATGTCGCCGAGTCGCCAAACCCGACACGCCATTTGGGCGTCGGCCGACTATAAGCCTCGTGACAAAAGCACAGCAATGCGCAAGTGTACGGACAATTCCCAGTGTCGTGTGGGACATTGCCTTTTCGGAAATTGGCTTCTTTGTGCCACCAGTAAATGGGTGGTCGATACTGAATTTGGCTGGCGTTAATCCGCAACAGTGTAGAACGGCAATTCCCCCGAATTCACCGGCACTACTCTTCACCGCCCCCCATCTCACGATCCTCAAACGCAGAACGCACAGCCTCCACAACGCGCTCTGCCATGCGCTCATCTTCAAGCTGCGGGTACCCTTTCTTTAGCTTGCCGGACACCACCCAGCCGTTCTCCTTGATGGAGCGGATGATGCGGTTCGCATCCTGGTCCGGCATTTCCAGTACTTCTTTCAGCCGGTCCTGAGCTTGCTGAAAGATCACCAGTACTCTGGCTTCATCCGCCATTTCCTTTCGAATCGTGTGCTCGACGACTCGTGCGGTGTACAGGACGTGTTCGGTCAGATCGGGATAGCGCCAGGCAAAGCACGCGTCCTTGTATTCGTCGAAGATGAAGTTGCTGCGAGTCCCGTGCGAAAACGCTAATTTTTCGTAGGCGTGAAAATGCTAACGCTTGATGAAATTTGATAATAAATCCGTGTTTTTAGAAAAAAACGCTAACAGACTTCAGGGTAGTCGCTAACGCCCCGAGAGCACTTACTCATCGATCAGCGGACAACGGACGAAAGTGGGAGATGCCTCAGAGCCCGATTCCACCAAACCCCAGACATAAAAAAACCGGCCATCAAGGCCGGTTTTTTCTTTACCTGCATCCCCCGTCAAAAAACGACGTGAGACTGAAATCTGATTGGAGCGGGTGAAGGGAATCGAACTCTTAATGGACACGGAGGTACGAATGTTGTGTAGGTGTGTAGGTGCGCGAGCGGCGTTCGCCCCTGGAATCGTTGGCTATAAAGTTGTGATTCCTCCACTCGGTCTTTGACTCACAATGTGACTCTTGAAGAGGAAACCTGCCATCGCCCCTCCTGATCCTCTAAGCCTGATACAGGAGCTTTTTGGCTCGGAAGAAACCTCTCACATTGCCCACTACAACCAGACGCCGATGCTGAATCTCCTGTCACCGGCCCGCAGCTCCGTCACCCAGGATCTAGCTAGTTTCTGATGTAGTACCTGTGTAGAAGTGAAGAAGGATCTCAAGGGTGGATATCCGAAGCTTTTTTGGCCTGAAGACTCTTTGGTGGCGGAGGCGGCTGCAAGAGCGAAGGAGCGAACAGCTTTTTGAGCGTGCCCTACCGGTCGGCTGTCGTGAACCAGGCCGCCCGAGGCGACTTGGCCCTTCGGGCTTCTATCCTCACGCCTTTGGCCCTTCGGGCCAGCGCGCTTCGCTTGCTCTTCAGCATGGTTCTTAGACTAGGCAGCTAGCCATGACGAACTAGCTGCTCACGTAGCTCCATGACCGGGATAGGCGGGTCGGCACGATGCACCATGGCATGACAATTTGGACAAAGCGGCTTCATGTCGTTGACCGGGTCAACATTCTGGGGGGCGTCCAATGTATGCAAAGGGACTTCATGATGTACATGGATAAAGTCAGTACCGAGCTCACCGTATACATCCCCAAAGCTCATTCCGCAGGCTTGGCATGATGGGCCGTAATGATCGAGGCAGGCCTTTCGGTTTGAGCGGCTTCTTTCATACTGGGTGACGATCACCTGTTGCCATTCGCCTTCTTCTTCCCCGCGTGAGGCCGGGGACGACGATGTATCATCGACGAGTTCTGTTGCTTCAGTCGTCTCAGGATGGTTTGTATCACTGACAGCTTGGCCTCGATAAACCTTGTCGACCCATGCCAGAAACTGTTCAGCAAGTAGCCCGACTGTCTCTTCCAGCTGTGACTCGACGGTAAGCTGGTCAGCAAAGGCCGGAATCGTGGAGAGGATCGGGTGCTTGGCGTCATACTGGACTCCGTTGACCACCGTATTTGATTCTTGAAGCTGTCTTTTCCAGGAGCGACCTGGCGGCACGTCTACCCAACGAATCGATTGGTTGTCGAGCAGGGTAGGCGCTTTACTTTGGGAAAACTTTGCCCACAAATCATCCTGCCCTTCATAAATCCACACCCTGCATTCCACGCGATGAGGGGTAACCGTAGGATCGAGTTCGAACGCTATGAGACGGATACCCTCATACGGTTCGTGATACTCAGCCCACAGGCTTTTCCGATGTTGTCGAGAGCATTTGAGAAACTTACAAACGAAGAGATCATCACATGGCGTTGGCGCATTCCTAAAACCCTGAGTCCAGCAATTTTTCGCTGAGTTCGACTTCCACCAATCTTCGAGCTCCATCAGGCAAAACTCCTTCACTAAATACCCATTTTCCGGGGTAGTGCCAATTCTTCTGGGGCTTCACCTTCTTTGAAGCCAACCAGATAAAGCACGTCTCCAACTGGCAGTGCTCCCTCCTGCGAATTTGAAGTCGTATTCTGGATCACTGGGCAGGTTGCATAGCGCAGAGTAACGCCCTGTTCATTCAGGCGTTCGATCATGGCCTGGAGCTCTTCAAACACCTCCAAACGCGCTGTGCTTGAATAAAGCTCGGCGCAGTCGCGATAGTCCCGTAGGTAATCAGTTAGCTCCGCGAATGCCAGCGCCTGGTCTTTGGAAGGCTCGAAGGCGGGCTCGATGTAATCGCCGATGCTTTCAGCTGCAAGCTTGGCCAAGCCCCTGCCTGATTCGGGCTTCAATGCCTTCGTCATGACATATTTCTGATCGAACTGCTCACGAGCAGCGCGCAGTTGCTCCTCGGTGGGAATCACCATGGGTTTCGTGAATGCATCGATGTCCTGGAACTCAAAGGCAGAGGCGAGAGAGCGAAGCGTGTTGAGGCTGGCCCCGGCCCCTGCTTCAACCCGCTGGATGGTTCTGGGTGTCGTCTTGGCGAGCTCTGCCAGAGTCTCCTGAGACCACTGGCGGAGTTCGCGCAGATACCTGATTACGTGGCCCAGTTCACCTTTGCTCAGTACGCGGGTTTCAACGCTCTCGAAGCTGCTCATCTCGTGTCCCCTGTTTCAGTGGCTGTTCAGATGGTTCGAGTATGAGTCGGAGGAAAGCCGGGCGACACGACACGAACCTGACAGTTTTGAACCTAGGCTCATCCTGCCTTCGGCTGCCACAGATCACCCTCCAGTAGAGACAGGTTAAGCAAGCCGGCAAGACTGGCGCACAGAGCCGCTTCAACAACCGTGAGGTATGTATGAGCATCCCCGTGCTCATGCCTCGCCGTCTAGGCCCCGCTACGTTCTCTTCTCTTTCGCCCTCCAATCCTTGCTATAAAGCAGTTTGTCGCGGTGCAGTTGTAATACCGTATTGGTTTGCAGGATTTTCTGAGTTGCGCTGCTGAACTTCTTTGCCTCATCAAAAGCTAGGAAAATCTGCTTTTGTTTGAAGGAGGCCAGGATCTTAATGATATGTTCAGTGGCGGCAATTTCGATATTTTTGTATATCATCGAATCATGGATGACGAATGGCAGGCGCGTGAGCGACAACATTGATAGGTCAAACCCGACCAACCCCGCATACGATTTGCCTGTTCCAGTATCCAGTGGAGAGGTGAAGCTGTAAGAGTTAGCACTCTTAATGCGAAGCTGGGACGGGTTACGCTCAGGCCCGTAAACAAGATTGTTGAATTTCTCAAGTTTATGATTTATAGCGCCTTCAATTTCAAGGAAGATTTTGTCGTAGATAGCGTCTAGGCGAGTTTTGGAAGCTGTCTCGCTATCATCAATGGAAACTTTCTGCTCGAAGAATTTATTTTCTTCCCTAGCCTTGTCGGTAACCTCTTTGAGTTCAAACACCTTCGCGAAAAGGTCTGTTGGAGTGCCTTTAGCTTTAAGAGTGTATTTTATTTGCTCATCCAGGTCGGTGATGAGGCCGGTAATCTCAGACTCATTTGCGACCAAAAGCTCAAGTTCACTTTTAAGTTCTTTGCTTACTAGCTTGCCAATTTTCGCGTGGAACTGCTCTACCTGCTCGAGACGTTCAAGGTTGGCCTCTGGGAAGAACTCAGCAACGAGGGCTATGTTTGCAGCCAGGCGAGGGGATACGCCAGAGAGATCTCTCTGAAGTTTTTCTCTTCTAGCCGAAATCAGATTTCTCTTATTGATCATCTCATTTTTGGTTTGTTGTATGGCCCTTAGTTTTTCATCGAACAGGGCTTCGTATGCGGTGATGGCACCAGCGAAGTTATCCTTAATGTCACTGATGGCTTGCGCATTGGTTTTAATGAGCTGACTGTTAGATTTATATTTGGTCATCGTGATCCGAGGGATAATTTCCGCAGTCATCGACTTCCTCATCAAATCTTTTTTATCTTTCAAGATCTGAAGTACAGCCCGCTCCACGGAAACATCACCCGTACGCTCAAAGAGATCGAGCAACCTGGCCACGCCCGCGCTGAGTCTTTCTTTTGAAGCTCCCGCTAATGGATGATCTGGATCAGCTTCTCCCTTGTTCCATATCCGAGCAAATGGGCCAACGATGGATCGGAAGGAGCTCTCTAGCTCAGACAGATCATATAGGCTTTTGAGCTTCTCTCTATACGCTTCAAGTGATATTTCGTCTTCTTTGACATGGTTTGAGTTACAGATTTCAACAAC
Proteins encoded in this window:
- a CDS encoding HNH endonuclease — encoded protein: MELEDWWKSNSAKNCWTQGFRNAPTPCDDLFVCKFLKCSRQHRKSLWAEYHEPYEGIRLIAFELDPTVTPHRVECRVWIYEGQDDLWAKFSQSKAPTLLDNQSIRWVDVPPGRSWKRQLQESNTVVNGVQYDAKHPILSTIPAFADQLTVESQLEETVGLLAEQFLAWVDKVYRGQAVSDTNHPETTEATELVDDTSSSPASRGEEEGEWQQVIVTQYERSRSNRKACLDHYGPSCQACGMSFGDVYGELGTDFIHVHHEVPLHTLDAPQNVDPVNDMKPLCPNCHAMVHRADPPIPVMELREQLVRHG
- a CDS encoding helix-turn-helix transcriptional regulator; translation: MSSFESVETRVLSKGELGHVIRYLRELRQWSQETLAELAKTTPRTIQRVEAGAGASLNTLRSLASAFEFQDIDAFTKPMVIPTEEQLRAAREQFDQKYVMTKALKPESGRGLAKLAAESIGDYIEPAFEPSKDQALAFAELTDYLRDYRDCAELYSSTARLEVFEELQAMIERLNEQGVTLRYATCPVIQNTTSNSQEGALPVGDVLYLVGFKEGEAPEELALPRKMGI
- a CDS encoding DUF2326 domain-containing protein; translated protein: MLKQIKCNLFNQSPIEFHAGLNIVLGDDEAKNSIGKSSALLVIDFAMGGSSLLVDDAGVIKVLGSHSYEITFDFGGAPLFVTRSTEQPDVVEICNSNHVKEDEISLEAYREKLKSLYDLSELESSFRSIVGPFARIWNKGEADPDHPLAGASKERLSAGVARLLDLFERTGDVSVERAVLQILKDKKDLMRKSMTAEIIPRITMTKYKSNSQLIKTNAQAISDIKDNFAGAITAYEALFDEKLRAIQQTKNEMINKRNLISARREKLQRDLSGVSPRLAANIALVAEFFPEANLERLEQVEQFHAKIGKLVSKELKSELELLVANESEITGLITDLDEQIKYTLKAKGTPTDLFAKVFELKEVTDKAREENKFFEQKVSIDDSETASKTRLDAIYDKIFLEIEGAINHKLEKFNNLVYGPERNPSQLRIKSANSYSFTSPLDTGTGKSYAGLVGFDLSMLSLTRLPFVIHDSMIYKNIEIAATEHIIKILASFKQKQIFLAFDEAKKFSSATQKILQTNTVLQLHRDKLLYSKDWRAKEKRT